CGTCGGTACCTCGAGCCGGCGGATCGTGAGCCAGCTGCGGTAGAAGGGGAGCATCCGGTCACGCAGGCGGTCCACGCCCGCGTCGGGCTCGCTGGCGAGCCAGCCGAGGTCTCCCCCCGAGGAGAAGGCGCTGCCCTCGCCGGTCACGACCACCGCCCGCACCGAGCGGTCGGCCGCTAGCTCATCGATCGCCCCTACCCAGGCCGCGGTCATCTCGTCCGACATCGCGTTGCGCCGGTCGGGGTTGTCCAGGGTCAGCAGGGCCACCCCGTCGGAGGGCCGCTCGAGGCGGAGGTGGGGACCTCGTCGGGCCTGCGTCTCGCTGGCGGAGGCGGGCGCGGCGGGGGCGTCGGGCTGGGTGGCGTCGTCAGGCTCAGGCATGGAGGCAGATTACGGCGGGCGCGACGCGGCTGAGGGCTCCCGGTGTGCCCTGCACGTCGCATTGCCAGGCGTGGCGTATGGTCAAGCACGGTCCGGGGCTCTCGTCCCTGGACCCCGGCGGGCTTCCCTGACTCCCCCGTCGCGACGACCGAGAAATCCCACAGACATAAGGAGGCCGTCATGGCGGAGACCTGGAGCGGCGAGTTCTACTGCGTCAAGTGCAAGGAGAAGCGCGAGGCGGAGGGCGAGGTCAAGGTCAACGACAAGGGGACCCGGATGGCCAAGGCCGTCTGCCCCGAGTGTGGCACCAACCTCAACCGCATCCTCGGCAAGGCGTGACACACGCCCCCACGCGGTGATCGAACGGCGTCGTCCCTCCGGGGACGGCGCCGTTCGCTTTCCCCCTGCCCGGTCCCGGGCCTGTGGAGAGGCGCCGACACGTGCGGCGCAGCGCTG
The window above is part of the Nocardioides campestrisoli genome. Proteins encoded here:
- a CDS encoding DUF5679 domain-containing protein — encoded protein: MAETWSGEFYCVKCKEKREAEGEVKVNDKGTRMAKAVCPECGTNLNRILGKA